The region CTATCCCCACTCTTAGCAAACGCGTATCTGAATGAGTTCGACTGGGAGTTCCACAGACGGGGCGTACCGTGTATCCGCTATGCAGACGACATCGTACTGCTGGCAAAGAGCGAACGGGCGGCAGAACGACTGCTGGAATCCAGCACGAAATATCTGGAGGCAAGGCTGAAACTGAGAGTGAATCGGGAAAAGAGCCGAACGGTCAGTGTGTTCGCAATCCAAAATTTTAAGTTCCTTGGTTTTTGTTTTGGGAAGAACGGAACAGGGACCTATATCCGTGTCCATGGAACGTCATGGAAGAAAGCCAAGGAGAAACTGCGCAGGCTTACTTCCCGGAGCAGGTGCGGGAGTATCATCCGAACCAAGGAAAAGATAAAAGTCTACATGAGAGGATGGCTGAACTACTATGGGATAGCGGACATGAAGAAAAACATCGAAAGCCTGAATGGATGGTTGTACCGCCGGATACGGATGTGTATCTGGAAACAGTGGAAACTGCCCAAAACCAGAATGAGGAAACTCATAGGACTGGGAGTAGACAGCCATTATGCGGCAACAATAGCCTACGACCGCAAGGGATACTGGTTCAATGCCGGAAACAAGGCGGTCAACTGGGCATTAAGTAAAGAAAGACTGATAAACTGGGGCTTTTATGACTTAGCCGCAGCCTATCAGTCTCTGCACACCAACTATTGAAAGCGCCGTATACGAGAACCGTACGTACGGTGCTGTGAGAGGACGGCGGTTAATCACCGCCTCCTACTCGATTATACGCAGACAACTCCTGTTTCTCTTATTTCTCCTGCTTCAAAGCTTTCAGCAGCTCTCCAAATCCCAGGCAATACATACATGATCAAAGGGTTCAAAATCCCGGGACGACTTTGTTCCTGTCAACACACCGGCAAAATCCGCACCGGCTCCTGCCGCTGTCTTTGCGTCCACCACGCTGTCCCCTGTGTACAGGACTTCTTTCTGGTCCGTCCCCGGCTGCTTTATGGCAATACAGAACCGCCGCGCCTCCTCCTGGTCCCTGCTTTGTACTTCACGCTGCTCCTCTCTCCGGCCGGAACCTGAGATAATCCGATGAAACCAGCTTATACCCAATTCCGTCCACCTCCCCCAGTAAGAACATAATGAATTGGCTGTAGCCGTCCGCAGCAGCCAGCTCAAAGGAGATACGGAGCCGGTCCAGCTCCCTCCTCACCAGCTCCTCAAAATGTTCCGGGGAATCCTTTCCCTCATAGCAGTACCCCTTTGTCCCCACCAGGGCGTACTCCCTGTAGGCATAAAAATTATTCTGGAGAAAGGACAGACGCCCCCGGAACATCTCATTCAGACGATAGGTTTTCTTGGCATCCCAGAACATGTCGTGATTTCCTCTCAGCAGGATTTTGCGTCCGGCAGGGACTGGATGAAATCCAAATCAGCCAGGGCTTCCTCCAGATTCAGC is a window of Enterocloster clostridioformis DNA encoding:
- the ltrA gene encoding group II intron reverse transcriptase/maturase, producing MGTENRESCSQRDSAERKGYVRAHRSFNRIWKERDSAEPDILSKILNKENLNRAYKRVKANKGAPGVDGMTIEAALPWLRENNYELVERIRKGKYTPSPVRRVEIPKPEGGIRKLGIPTVIDRIIQQAMLQQLMPIYEPLFSKDSFGYRPGRGAKDAILRIKEYIEQGYTRAVVLDLSKYFDTLNHTILLNLLRKQVKDERVVQMVKRYLKSGVMENGVVTETKEGSPQGGNLSPLLANAYLNEFDWEFHRRGVPCIRYADDIVLLAKSERAAERLLESSTKYLEARLKLRVNREKSRTVSVFAIQNFKFLGFCFGKNGTGTYIRVHGTSWKKAKEKLRRLTSRSRCGSIIRTKEKIKVYMRGWLNYYGIADMKKNIESLNGWLYRRIRMCIWKQWKLPKTRMRKLIGLGVDSHYAATIAYDRKGYWFNAGNKAVNWALSKERLINWGFYDLAAAYQSLHTNY